A stretch of Anolis sagrei isolate rAnoSag1 chromosome X, rAnoSag1.mat, whole genome shotgun sequence DNA encodes these proteins:
- the LOC132780142 gene encoding putative Kunitz-type serine protease inhibitor isoform X1 → MHSARESGGAPLWALLALLMMLTGAESVPEHCHLPKVVGRCRASFPRWWYNATSQTCQRFIFGGCKGNDNNFLSEEECQKGCPTDGDVDVPVTHDGPAEEIITSTTKAATSRSGRRREPGDDRVGFEEFCAAPKEVGHCRASFPRWYFDTETRTCKMFIYGGCGGNKNNYIFEEHCLNQCTGSGDIIDEPLGPDSPSHFFPGPLMHSTRAVVLAILLAIMAAILLGSMVFFFVKLCRRNQDGTLERVWSTMDDKEALMNNAYTL, encoded by the exons ATGCATTCGGCCAGGGAAAGCGGTGGAGCCCCGTTGTGGGCCTTGCTGGCCCTATTGATGATGCTGACCGGGGCGGAGTCGGTGCCAG AACATTGCCACTTGCCCAAAGTTGTGGGCCGATGCCGGGCTTCCTTCCCAAGATGGTGGTACAACGCCACCAGCCAGACGTGCCAGAGATTCATCTTTGGGGGCTGTAAAGGCAACGACAACAACTTTCTGTCTGAAGAAGAGTGCCAGAAGGGGTGTCCCACAG aTGGAGATGTGGATGTACCAGTGACCCATGACGGACCAGCAGAAGAGATCATTACGTCCACCACTAAAG CAGCTACGTCCAGATCTGGCCGCCGTCGTGAACCAGGAGACGACAGAGTTGGCTTTGAAG AGTTTTGTGCTGCGCCCAAGGAGGTTGGTCACTGCCGGGCCTCCTTCCCACGATGGTACTTTGACACCGAGACTCGGACATGCAAGATGTTCATCTATGGCGGCTGCGGAGGCAACAAGAACAACTACATCTTTGAGGAGCATTGCCTGAACCAGTGCACTGGGAGTGGAG ATATCATTGATGAACCCCTGGGGCCAGACTCACCGTCCCACTTCTTCCCAGGACCCTTGATGCACTCCACCAGAG CAGTGGTTCTGGCAATTCTCCTGGCTATCATGGCTGCCATTCTCCTGGGCTCCATGGTGTTCTTCTTCGTCAAGCTCTGCCGGAGGAACCAGGACGGCACACTGGAGAGGGTATGGAGCACCATGGATGACAAGGAGGCCCTGATGAACAACGCCTACACACTCTGA
- the LOC132780142 gene encoding putative Kunitz-type serine protease inhibitor isoform X2: protein MHSARESGGAPLWALLALLMMLTGAESVPEHCHLPKVVGRCRASFPRWWYNATSQTCQRFIFGGCKGNDNNFLSEEECQKGCPTDGDVDVPVTHDGPAEEIITSTTKATSRSGRRREPGDDRVGFEEFCAAPKEVGHCRASFPRWYFDTETRTCKMFIYGGCGGNKNNYIFEEHCLNQCTGSGDIIDEPLGPDSPSHFFPGPLMHSTRAVVLAILLAIMAAILLGSMVFFFVKLCRRNQDGTLERVWSTMDDKEALMNNAYTL from the exons ATGCATTCGGCCAGGGAAAGCGGTGGAGCCCCGTTGTGGGCCTTGCTGGCCCTATTGATGATGCTGACCGGGGCGGAGTCGGTGCCAG AACATTGCCACTTGCCCAAAGTTGTGGGCCGATGCCGGGCTTCCTTCCCAAGATGGTGGTACAACGCCACCAGCCAGACGTGCCAGAGATTCATCTTTGGGGGCTGTAAAGGCAACGACAACAACTTTCTGTCTGAAGAAGAGTGCCAGAAGGGGTGTCCCACAG aTGGAGATGTGGATGTACCAGTGACCCATGACGGACCAGCAGAAGAGATCATTACGTCCACCACTAAAG CTACGTCCAGATCTGGCCGCCGTCGTGAACCAGGAGACGACAGAGTTGGCTTTGAAG AGTTTTGTGCTGCGCCCAAGGAGGTTGGTCACTGCCGGGCCTCCTTCCCACGATGGTACTTTGACACCGAGACTCGGACATGCAAGATGTTCATCTATGGCGGCTGCGGAGGCAACAAGAACAACTACATCTTTGAGGAGCATTGCCTGAACCAGTGCACTGGGAGTGGAG ATATCATTGATGAACCCCTGGGGCCAGACTCACCGTCCCACTTCTTCCCAGGACCCTTGATGCACTCCACCAGAG CAGTGGTTCTGGCAATTCTCCTGGCTATCATGGCTGCCATTCTCCTGGGCTCCATGGTGTTCTTCTTCGTCAAGCTCTGCCGGAGGAACCAGGACGGCACACTGGAGAGGGTATGGAGCACCATGGATGACAAGGAGGCCCTGATGAACAACGCCTACACACTCTGA
- the LOC132780142 gene encoding putative Kunitz-type serine protease inhibitor isoform X3, with amino-acid sequence MHSARESGGAPLWALLALLMMLTGAESVPEHCHLPKVVGRCRASFPRWWYNATSQTCQRFIFGGCKGNDNNFLSEEECQKGCPTDGDVDVPVTHDGPAEEIITSTTKAATSRSGRRREPGDDRVGFEEFCAAPKEVGHCRASFPRWYFDTETRTCKMFIYGGCGGNKNNYIFEEHCLNQCTGSGDIIDEPLGPDSPSHFFPGPLMHSTRVVLAILLAIMAAILLGSMVFFFVKLCRRNQDGTLERVWSTMDDKEALMNNAYTL; translated from the exons ATGCATTCGGCCAGGGAAAGCGGTGGAGCCCCGTTGTGGGCCTTGCTGGCCCTATTGATGATGCTGACCGGGGCGGAGTCGGTGCCAG AACATTGCCACTTGCCCAAAGTTGTGGGCCGATGCCGGGCTTCCTTCCCAAGATGGTGGTACAACGCCACCAGCCAGACGTGCCAGAGATTCATCTTTGGGGGCTGTAAAGGCAACGACAACAACTTTCTGTCTGAAGAAGAGTGCCAGAAGGGGTGTCCCACAG aTGGAGATGTGGATGTACCAGTGACCCATGACGGACCAGCAGAAGAGATCATTACGTCCACCACTAAAG CAGCTACGTCCAGATCTGGCCGCCGTCGTGAACCAGGAGACGACAGAGTTGGCTTTGAAG AGTTTTGTGCTGCGCCCAAGGAGGTTGGTCACTGCCGGGCCTCCTTCCCACGATGGTACTTTGACACCGAGACTCGGACATGCAAGATGTTCATCTATGGCGGCTGCGGAGGCAACAAGAACAACTACATCTTTGAGGAGCATTGCCTGAACCAGTGCACTGGGAGTGGAG ATATCATTGATGAACCCCTGGGGCCAGACTCACCGTCCCACTTCTTCCCAGGACCCTTGATGCACTCCACCAGAG TGGTTCTGGCAATTCTCCTGGCTATCATGGCTGCCATTCTCCTGGGCTCCATGGTGTTCTTCTTCGTCAAGCTCTGCCGGAGGAACCAGGACGGCACACTGGAGAGGGTATGGAGCACCATGGATGACAAGGAGGCCCTGATGAACAACGCCTACACACTCTGA